In Kytococcus sedentarius DSM 20547, the sequence ATGTGCTCGCGGACGATGTCGAACACCTTCAGGTGCAGTGCGTCCAGGCTGTCGTCGAGGGTCTCCAGCCGGTCGGCCGCATCGGCCCGGTGGGTGGCCAGCGCGTCACCGGCCTCCTGCACCAGGCTGTGGGCCAGCCGCCCCATCTCCGCGATGGTGGGGCGCGCCGGGGCGGGGACGGTCAGCTCGGGGTAGCGCATGCGCACCAGCTCGGCCACGTGGCGCGCGAGGTCGCCGGTGCGCTCCAGGGAGGCCGAGAGCTGCAGGGAGGTCACCACCAGGCGCAGGTCGCGGGCCACCGGGCTCTCGCGGGCCAGCAGCTCGATGGCGTTCTCCTCGATCTCGGCGTAGAACGCGTCGATGCGGTCGTCGCCGGAGATGACCCGTTCGGCCAAGGAGCCGTCGGCGGTGCCGAGGGCGCGGTTGGCGCCGTCGACGGCCCCGGCCACCAGACGGTTCATCTCGACCATCTGTGCGGACATCGCCTCCAGGGCGCGGGTGAAGTTCGTGCGCATGCGCTGACCTCCTCGGTACAGGGTGCAGTGTTTCACCCCCGGGTGAACTGTGCGTGGCCGGCGCGTGTGAGGCCGGTGGACGTCGCGGCGCGTGGGGGCTGCGGGGGCCGGTCCCGCGGCGGCCTACAGTGCGTCCATGAGGACGGACACCGTGGACCCGCTGGTGTGGGCTGCCGTCGGCTCCTTCCTGGTCATCGGGCTCCTGGTGGGCTGGTGGGTGGGACGCAAACAGCCGAGGGAGCGCCGTGGTGCACAGGCCGCGGGGGGCGACTCCTTCCCGGACGGTGTGCGCCAGGTGCTGGATTCGCTGACCTCCACCGTGATCGTCCTCGATGCGGCCAACCGCGTCGTGCACTCCACGCACCACGCAGCCGACCAGGGGTACGTCCGGGACGGGGTGGTGCCGCACCCCGCCATCCGTGACCTGGTGGAGGAGATGCGCTCCACCCGCGAGGTGCAGGACGACGAGGTCGAGGTTACCCGCAGCGTGCTGGCGGGAGGGCGCGTCAGCGTGGGCTGCCGCGTGTTCCCGCTGGGCCAGGACCGGGTGGTGATCCTGCTGGAGGACCGCTCCCGGGCACGGCGGGTGGAGCAGGTGCGGCGCGACTTCGTCGCCAACGTCAGCCACGAGCTGAAGACGCCGGTCGGCGGCATCGCCCTGCTGGCCGAGGCCGTGCAGGACGCCCGGGACGAACCGGAGGCCGTGGAGCGGTTCGCCCGGCGCATGGTGGTCGAGGCCGACCGTCTGAGCCACCTGGTGCAGGAGATCGTGGAGTTCTCTAGGTTGCAGGCCGGGGAGACCATCGAGGACCCCCAGCCGGTGAACGTCGTGGAGGTGATCTCCGCGGCGGTGGACCACGTGCGCGTCCACGCGGAGGGCCGGGGGGTGGCGGTGCGCCAGGCGGGCATCGCCCACGGCCTTCCCCACCAGGTGTTCGGCGATGCCGAGCTGCTCACCACGGCGGTGCGCAACCTCATCGTCAACGCGGTCAACTACTCCGACCGCGGCACCAAGGTGATCGTGGCCGCCCAGCCGGGAGAGTCCGAGGGGACCGTCCGTATCGTGGTCACCGACCAGGGGATCGGCATCCCCACCGGCGACCTCGAGCGCATCTTCGAGCGCTTCTACCGGGTGGACTCCGCCCGGTCGCGGCACACCGGCGGCACGGGTCTGGGGCTGGCGATCGTCAAGCACATCGTCGCCAACCACGGTGGGGCGATCTCGGTGTGGTCCCGCCCCGGCACCGGCTCCACGTTCACCATCGAGCTGCCGGTGGTCGAACTGACCGAGTCCCCGAACGGAGGCCCGGACGGCGCGTCCGGTGCCCCCACCGCCTCGGTACGCTGAGGCCCGACCGACGTCTGGGAGGACGACCTGTGACCCGCATCCTGATCGTGGAGGACGAAGCCTCCTT encodes:
- the phoU gene encoding phosphate signaling complex protein PhoU gives rise to the protein MRTNFTRALEAMSAQMVEMNRLVAGAVDGANRALGTADGSLAERVISGDDRIDAFYAEIEENAIELLARESPVARDLRLVVTSLQLSASLERTGDLARHVAELVRMRYPELTVPAPARPTIAEMGRLAHSLVQEAGDALATHRADAADRLETLDDSLDALHLKVFDIVREHITDTQEAVDLTLLSRYYERMGDHSVSVGRRVDYLVTGELDRPGDEAHVVTLPRTS
- a CDS encoding sensor histidine kinase, which encodes MRTDTVDPLVWAAVGSFLVIGLLVGWWVGRKQPRERRGAQAAGGDSFPDGVRQVLDSLTSTVIVLDAANRVVHSTHHAADQGYVRDGVVPHPAIRDLVEEMRSTREVQDDEVEVTRSVLAGGRVSVGCRVFPLGQDRVVILLEDRSRARRVEQVRRDFVANVSHELKTPVGGIALLAEAVQDARDEPEAVERFARRMVVEADRLSHLVQEIVEFSRLQAGETIEDPQPVNVVEVISAAVDHVRVHAEGRGVAVRQAGIAHGLPHQVFGDAELLTTAVRNLIVNAVNYSDRGTKVIVAAQPGESEGTVRIVVTDQGIGIPTGDLERIFERFYRVDSARSRHTGGTGLGLAIVKHIVANHGGAISVWSRPGTGSTFTIELPVVELTESPNGGPDGASGAPTASVR